In Eisenibacter elegans DSM 3317, the genomic window TTTTGTACGGGGGTACGCTGGAAGGTAGCCAAACGTGTCTCCATTTTCAGCACTGTGTTGGCTTGGGCTTCGGCCTGTTCTTGGCTGATGCCGGTGGCCAATACGAACATTTTGGCGATGTGTGCCACATAATCTTTGCGTACATCGGCAAAGTTATCTTCTAAATAATAGTCGCGGCTAGGCAGGCTGAGGCCAGCTTGCGAAAGGTGCGCAGCGTTGACTTTGCTGTCTTTGGCATCAATGGTGATATAAAAAAAGAAAGGCACCCCGCCAATTCCTGTTTTTTGGAAATAAGCCCACATAGGCGCTACTTGGTTTGGGCTTTGCAAGCTCGCCAGCTGGTCTAGCTCGGGCTTGATAGGTGTGGCACCAAGCGCATTGCGACGCTCCATATCCATCCCACTAGCATACATTGCGCCAACAAGCTGAATATCAGAGCCTTTGGCGCTTTTCTTGTCCTTTTGAGCCTTTTCTAGGATTTTCTTGAGTATTTCCAAGTTACGGTCATTCACTTCATTGAAGCTACCCCAGCGGCCCTCAGAGGCGGGTATCTCGGTGCGGTCCAGCCAACCACCGTTTACAAAGCGGTAAAAATCGTCTTGGGCGCGAACGGTCTTGTCCATATCTTTGAGGTCGAGCGCTTGTGCCAGCAGCCCCATCGGAGCCAATAGCAATACAGCCCACAACCACATACGTGGCGTAGTGTAGTTCATATAATCGTTGGTTTGTGTTTGATAAAAACTATTCAAAAACGCTAGACTGCGAATATACGCACTTTTATTATAGGGTGAAATAGGCTTTGCGCCATTTTTTGCCCAAAAAAATCTTGGTTTAGCCCAAAAGCAAGTCTAGCCCGACCGAATGCTATTCGCCCAGCCGCTTGACAATTTGCGCTCGTACAAGGTCATAGAGTTGCCGTGGTTTGACAGTGCGCCAGTGTTCTATTTCTTCGAGCGAGCCGCCAAAGTTGATGTAGGAGTCAAGGTTATATTTACGCCATTCGCGCAGAACAAAATCGCGGAAGTTGATGGCCGTAATCCAACCTTCCTCTACATCTTCAAACCACTCCTCGTAGTAGCAGTCGTCGGAACCATGAAAATTGAATACATTCTCCCCAATGAGGATAAACTGGTTGATGCCCTTGCGTACCATCTTGTCTATGAGCGTACGTTTGAAGTGCATAATGTCGTTGTGTAACGCATCGTTCCATTCTCCAAACAACTCTATCACCGCAAAGCGCCATTCATAATCTACAAATAAGACTTTGAGATAGAGGGTTTCGGAGCCTATATTGTCCCAGAGTGGATGAATATAATAGCCATAAATGTCGTGTGTGTAGGCATCAGCATAGTAGCGGCCAAAGAAGGGGGAGCGTTCGTCGAGTTGGGCTTGATAGTATTTTTCCCAATTATAGAATGGCTCAATATCGTGCATCTTCACTAGGCTTTAGAGGGTGAGCAGGCAAATGAATTGCCACGCCACTGGACATTTTTCAAATCCCACCGTTAAAACTGTGGGCTAAGTCTTATTTTACCCCAAGATGAGGTCTCAGCTTGTCTCGAAGCTGGAACTCCGAGCTACTTTTCCACAAATGTCCAATGACGTGATGAATTGCCGCAATGAAGGTACAAAAAAACTTGGAGCAACAACACCCAAGACTCTGAAAAAATAGATATACATCAACAATTTTCTGGCTATCAATACCTTATAGCGCATACATCCTCCATACTACTGGATACTTTTGACCATACAACTCAAATAGTGGGCATAGATGAGCACCCGAGGCCTAGCATCTTTTCCCTAAATTATTGTACCAAAACGGACTATCTATCGTATAAAAGCTCAGAGTGGGTGTAGCTGGGTATTTTGAAGCTATATGATTTCGTAGTTATAGTGATTCACTTGGTTTGAGGGTTCGCACAGGCATTTTCCCCAAGCAAGCTTGATAGGGTATATCTGAGAAATATGCCAAAATTGTGAAGAAGTTGGTATCAGTAACCGTTACAGTCCTTTATTTTTATCATAAATCCCCCTATCCCATTATGCGAGAGTTTCATAAAGACCAACTCAGTGAAATGTGTTATGATGAGCAAAAAGACATCATCTACCACATTATGTATCCAAGTACGGCAGATATGAGCGAAGAAGAATTCAAACAAATGCTCTTGACTTGGGTAGCTATCAACAACGAATGTCAGGCTCAAAAAGCCATCGTATACTCCAAAGATTTGCTCTTTCCTATCAATCCTGATATCCAAGACTGGATTATTCAGGAAGTGAATCCTAAGTTGCCTACTAAACAAACTGCTTTTATTATGCCAGAAGAATTCATTGCCAACTTGGCCATAGAACAGTATATCACAGAATCTAATGGCGGTGATGTCATTGTGATGTATTTTGCCTCAACACAAGAAGCCGAGGCTTGGTTATTGGAAAGTAACTAATTGACAGCGATCAGATTGCAAAAATCTGCATCATCTTTGCGCCTAAATAATTACCCCCCTAGATATTACTAAGAACCCACGGGCTAGCTGTGGGTTCGCTTAATAGGAAGTCGGAGTTGCATCCTATATTTCTGAAAGCACTCTGTAGTTTGTGTTTTTTCATATTTTCAAACCCCATACTATGTGGCGCAACCTTTGGCATTACCTATCGACCCTTGGCTTGTCAGACGAGGATTCATCGCTTTTCAAACGGCGCATTGTGCTCATCAATCGGGTTTATGTATTGGCGCTGACCTTGTGTACTTTATTGGGTCTTAACGAGCTTTCGGAGGCTTTCTTACAGCCCTCTGCGTTTCAGCCATATACCCTAGTGCTTATTTTGGGCATTATATTGCTCTCGATAGGGGTGTTGGTGGCCAACCAATACCGTGTTTTTTGGTTTGGTAAGTTTGCCTTGTTATTTGTGTTTTCGTCTACAGCCCTCTTAGGGGTAACCTTACTCAACATCATCGATGATTATGATATTTTTTGGATGCCCTATCTGCCTCTAGTATTCTCAGCGATAGTACATCTAATCGTAGATGCCCAACAAGAGCGCCTACTGTATTTTGGGGGCTTGGGTTATAATTTTGGGCTGATGATGAGCTTCGAGCTGTTCTTGTCTGTATATCCACATCCTACTATGGCTCCGGCATTGGCTGTGATGTATGCTGGGTTTGTGGGGTATAAAGTCGGGCAAGTGATTATCTGGGTGTTGGTCAATGGAGCGTTTTTCCATCAGGTACGCCTAGCCGAGCAATTTGAACGAGATTTGGCACAAAAAAATGAGGCGCTGACCTTGTATGCCCACGAGATTCAGGAGAAGAATGATGAGATTTCACAACAAAATGAAGAACTGTACCAAAGCCAAGAAGAACTACAAACGCAACGTGATTTTATTGCGGCACAAGTCCGCACACTCCAAGACCGCGAGCTGAAAATTAACGGCAGCATCCGGTCTGCTCTGATGATTCAACAAGCGCTTTTGCCTCAAAAATCTGATCTAGCCCGCCTCCTTGGCGACTATTTTATGCTTTACCAACCCAAAGATGTGGTTTCGGGGGATTTCTTGTGGATTGATACCCTTGGTGAATCTACAATTATTGCAGCAATAGACTGTACCGGACACGGTGTACCTGGCGCTTTTATGACCCTTATAGGGCACACGCTTCTCAATCAAATTATCAAACTAAAAGGCATCACTGACCCAGCCGAAATCTTGACCCAGCTCCACCTCGAAGTACGTACGCTTCTCCGTCAACAAGAAAATGGCAACAACAATGGGATGGATGCAAGCCTACTAACACTCCAACGCCATCAAAACGGCGATGTTGCTCTACAGTTTGCCGGAGCCAAGCAAGCCATACTCTACTATGATGCCCACACAAAAACATTGGAAGAACTACCCGGAACAAGGAAGGCCATTGGCGGAGAGCAAAATGAGCGCAAACAGTTCAGTACCCAACAAGTAATCCTTCCTTCAGGCAGTATGGTTTATGCGGGCTCTGATGGCTACGAAGACCAAAACGATGCAAAACGACGTAAGTTTGGAAAACAACCGCTGCGTGAGCTCCTGCGTCAACTCGCTCCGAAACCACTACCACAACAAGAGCAGACCTTGAGGTGCGCCCTACAAAAGCATATGACCAATACCGAACAACGCGATGATATCTTACTCATTGGTATCAGGATTTGAGGCTATACAGCTCAATAATAGAGCCCGTGCCCTACGAACCCCCTTCTCTGTCTCCACTCAAGGGCTGGAGCTGGGATTTTGATGGTATTGAGTACATAAAACAGTGTTTTGAGCCAAGGGCGTCGGGTAGGAATATGCTCCCAAACTATATCAAGGCTCAGAAACAAACGTCGATAAGGGTCGAGTCCCACAACACGGTTCTCGTCCAAGCGCCCAAAAAGCATCCCCTCTGCGCCATAACCTGCGGAAACTCCAAGCCAAGGAGGTAGACCCAATACATCGCCCCGAAGTGTGAGCCAATAGGTTTGCCCGTTGTAATCTTTGAGCCATTGTTCGCTCCAATTACGCCCAAGTGTTTGGGGGCGCTGCGCGGCATAGGGCGTAGGTCGAAAAGAAAATTTAGGGTATAGCTTGACTTCGCCCCAATAGTAATCTTGGGCTACAAAAGTAGCTGCGCCTACAAAATTAGCTGCTGCATCGGTCCAAGAAGCGCCATAGTCGGGGGAAAAGCCATCAAAAACCTCGATACTTGTCATAAACAACATCGCGGCTCCAACCCCCCACCAACGCGCTCGCTTGCTGTCCATTCCCGCCCAGCGCAATAATTCCACATTAGCTCGGCTCAGTTGGAAACTACTGTACCAATGGCCAAATTTATCCATTTGTTGCCACTGAGGCCAATCATCAAAAAACTGAAAAGGGACAGCCTCATTTTGCCGATACCATACAGCATACAGCCCTGCCATTCCTAATGTGTAGGCAGCTCCGCCAGCAATAGCCACTGTTCGGAGGCGATTCGGATGTGTCTTTTGTGCAAATAAAAGCGTGTCTTCGGATGTTTGTGCTCCAAGGCCTACAGCCATAGATACCCCCAGCAAGCACACTATCAAGTACTTGAACATTGCTACGTAGGATAATCAAAAGGGGTAGACATCGGCCTACCCCTTTGTTTCGATAAGACTATTTTTTTTCTTCGGTTGGATTTTCTCCTTCCTCTTCTTTTTTGCCCTTACTAAAGACCCCCGACACAAATCCTTTGGCGCTATCAGTCAGCTTTCCAAACCGCTCTTTTGCCTCCCCCCCAAACTCACTGAGCTTATCCTTGGCAGAATCTCCAAATTCTGTGATGCGCTCCCTAGCTGTACCCACAAAGCTCCCCCCCTCTTTGGCTACACGGCTTGTCTGGAGGAATTTGAGTACATTTTCGCCCAATTCTTGCAGTTTCTCCTGAGTTTCGGCCAACATAGATTCTTCCTTTTTAGCATCCCCCCCTCCAGTCTGTACTTTTGACTTGACAAAGCTCTGTGCGCTTTCGGCAAAGGCCTGCATGCGTTTCTTCGCTTCATCTGCAAATTCCTGAATACGCTCCATCACGGTCTCATCAGGCTCTCCCGTTAACGCCAGATGTACACTAGCCTTCACATTAGCCCCAAGGCGCTCTTTCACATATTCTACCACTACCTCTGTGGCGGCTTTTGCTTGTTCTTCGCTAATATTGGCCTTTTGAGCCACTTGTTTGATAAGCTCTTCCATACAATTGTTTAAGTTATGATACGTTTTAGTGAGATTGATTATACCCTATAAAGCTAGTCAAAATCTGCCTCAATCAAAATTTTTCACAACTTATTATACTCCCCCTCTGGTTTCTCTTGGGAGTTGAACACAAAAAAGCCTCTCAGATTTGACTCTAAGAGGCTTTTGTGATAATAGTTATCCGGCATCGACCTACTCTTCCACGTTTGACCGCAGTACCATCGGCGCTAAGGGGCTTAACGACTCTGTTCGGAATGGATAAGAGGTGTTC contains:
- a CDS encoding DUF2279 domain-containing protein, with amino-acid sequence MFKYLIVCLLGVSMAVGLGAQTSEDTLLFAQKTHPNRLRTVAIAGGAAYTLGMAGLYAVWYRQNEAVPFQFFDDWPQWQQMDKFGHWYSSFQLSRANVELLRWAGMDSKRARWWGVGAAMLFMTSIEVFDGFSPDYGASWTDAAANFVGAATFVAQDYYWGEVKLYPKFSFRPTPYAAQRPQTLGRNWSEQWLKDYNGQTYWLTLRGDVLGLPPWLGVSAGYGAEGMLFGRLDENRVVGLDPYRRLFLSLDIVWEHIPTRRPWLKTLFYVLNTIKIPAPALEWRQRRGFVGHGLYY
- a CDS encoding PP2C family protein-serine/threonine phosphatase, with the protein product MWRNLWHYLSTLGLSDEDSSLFKRRIVLINRVYVLALTLCTLLGLNELSEAFLQPSAFQPYTLVLILGIILLSIGVLVANQYRVFWFGKFALLFVFSSTALLGVTLLNIIDDYDIFWMPYLPLVFSAIVHLIVDAQQERLLYFGGLGYNFGLMMSFELFLSVYPHPTMAPALAVMYAGFVGYKVGQVIIWVLVNGAFFHQVRLAEQFERDLAQKNEALTLYAHEIQEKNDEISQQNEELYQSQEELQTQRDFIAAQVRTLQDRELKINGSIRSALMIQQALLPQKSDLARLLGDYFMLYQPKDVVSGDFLWIDTLGESTIIAAIDCTGHGVPGAFMTLIGHTLLNQIIKLKGITDPAEILTQLHLEVRTLLRQQENGNNNGMDASLLTLQRHQNGDVALQFAGAKQAILYYDAHTKTLEELPGTRKAIGGEQNERKQFSTQQVILPSGSMVYAGSDGYEDQNDAKRRKFGKQPLRELLRQLAPKPLPQQEQTLRCALQKHMTNTEQRDDILLIGIRI